CGCTTAAACCATCCATTGTTGAACCAATCATAGATTCAGGTGGTAGTTACTATTTAAAGTTCAGCTTTGATAGAGAAGAATCCTTCACGATTCCATATGAGAACATTATTCACATTAAAAGGTTTTATCATACGAATCAGATCTTTGGTGGATCAAGTTCAAAAGGTGACCAAGAAGCACTCTTAAAAACAATTCAAATCAATGAGAATGTGCTTCAAGGTATTGATAATGCTCTTAAAAGTTCAATGCAAATCAAAGGGCTACTTAAAATGAGTGCCATGTTAAGTGAAACTGACAAAAAGAAACAACTGGATTCATTTAACGAGATACTTAAAGAGTCGATTAGAAATAAGGGGAGTTCGATTATTCCGGTGGATTTAAAAGGTGATTATGTACCTTTAACAACAGATCCAAAGCTAATAGATAAGGATACCTTAGAGTTTTTACAATCTAAAATCCTAGATTACTTTGGAGTGTCAGTTCCAATATTCAATTCCAAATATACAGAAGATGAATTCAACTCATTTTATGAACAAACCATCGAGCCTTTAGCCATTCAAATGTCTGAGGCTTTTTCTTTAGGCTTGCTTACTCAAAATGAAATCATGCGTGGTGAAGAGATTATCTTTTACAGTGAAAGACTTCAATATGCATCCTGGAACACAAAGGTTACAGCAATAGAAAAACTCATGGGGTTAGGTATTATGTCACTCAATGAATCAAGAGGGTTGTTGGGACTTGAACCAGTTGAAAACGGTGATAGAAGATTACAATCACTCAATTATGTTGATGCTACAAAAGCAAACGAATATCAAGTAGGGAAGGATGATTTAAATGAAGGTAACGATTAACGGTAAGGTTTCAAAAGATGTATTAAATACTGTTTTAGAAGAACAAAAAGAAAAGATTAATACAATCGAAACCTTTTGTAAGACACACAAGATTAGTGAGTTTTCATACAAGGACAATGAGCTTGAATACGTGTATGAAAAACAAGTAGCAAAACCTAAGGAGGTTGAGAAGCGATGAAGAAAGAAACTAGAATAGCAGAAGTCAGGTTAGAAGAAATCGATGACAAGATGATCTTAGAAGGATATGCGATCGTTTATGATGAACCCACTTTAATTGGTGATGAATCGTATGGATTTATCGAAAGCATTAGTAGAAGTGCAATTACTGATGCAGCCATCAAAGATGTGCCAATGAAGTATAACCACATGGATTCATTCTTAATCATTGCTCGAACTAAAAACGGCTCACTTACCTTAACGAGTGATGATGTCGGATTAAAGGTTAGAGCTGAGTTACTTGATACACAAAGCAATCAAGACATTTTTAAGATGGTCAAATCAGGCTTATTGGATAAGATGAGCTTTGCTTTTGTGGTGAGTGAACAGGAATGGAATCGTGATGGTGATATTCCAAAAAGAACTATTAGAAAGATTGAACGTTTATATGATGTTTCAATCGTTGACACACCTGCTTATGATAAGACTTCGATTTATGCTCGTTCTTTAGAGGCTATGGACTTAGAACTAAAGACTATGGATTTAGCAGAGCAAAATAAGAAGGCTGAACTTATAAGAAAAAAACTAAATTTGAAAATAAAAATAGGAGAATAAGAAGATGAATTTAGAAAAAAGAAGTAATGAAATTAAAGCACGCATCACTGAAATCAAAGGTTTGATTGGTGCGGAAGTAACACTTGAAGTGTTAGAACAATTGGAAGCTGAAGTTGATGAACTCAATAAAGAGAAGGATACGATTGAAAGAAAACTTGCTATTCAAAACAAGACGAAAATCAATCCAGTCGTTATTGAAAGATCGAATCAAGTGGATAAAGATCAATTAGAAACTCGTGGTAAGAACCTAAGAGAAAGCAGAGTCGTTCAAGTTTCAAGTGAAGAAATTCTATTACCTGAACACATTGCTGATGGCATTACACCGCATCCATTTGCACAAGTATCTGCCTTAGTTGACAAGGTAAAAGTTGTAAACCTAAACGGTGGTGAAACTTATAAAAAGTCATTTGTTAAAGGTAG
The genomic region above belongs to Paracholeplasma morum and contains:
- a CDS encoding phage portal protein, encoding MILFKRKKKQGSAESFKFVNEINLPLTSFGNNISKSDVVKIAIDRIASQCAKLKPRYIKKANDKTVTEKSGKLSFILKHQPNEVMTPYQFIYMVITTLLMNDNAFIYPMFDGATGEIRALYPLKPSIVEPIIDSGGSYYLKFSFDREESFTIPYENIIHIKRFYHTNQIFGGSSSKGDQEALLKTIQINENVLQGIDNALKSSMQIKGLLKMSAMLSETDKKKQLDSFNEILKESIRNKGSSIIPVDLKGDYVPLTTDPKLIDKDTLEFLQSKILDYFGVSVPIFNSKYTEDEFNSFYEQTIEPLAIQMSEAFSLGLLTQNEIMRGEEIIFYSERLQYASWNTKVTAIEKLMGLGIMSLNESRGLLGLEPVENGDRRLQSLNYVDATKANEYQVGKDDLNEGND
- a CDS encoding HK97 family phage prohead protease, translated to MKKETRIAEVRLEEIDDKMILEGYAIVYDEPTLIGDESYGFIESISRSAITDAAIKDVPMKYNHMDSFLIIARTKNGSLTLTSDDVGLKVRAELLDTQSNQDIFKMVKSGLLDKMSFAFVVSEQEWNRDGDIPKRTIRKIERLYDVSIVDTPAYDKTSIYARSLEAMDLELKTMDLAEQNKKAELIRKKLNLKIKIGE